The following proteins are encoded in a genomic region of Gossypium hirsutum isolate 1008001.06 chromosome D05, Gossypium_hirsutum_v2.1, whole genome shotgun sequence:
- the LOC107903862 gene encoding uncharacterized protein isoform X1, whose protein sequence is MGSCVSRPEGSAGPKLRSSMKNKKKKKQNRKRRKSFEKRVSNGLTDPFSDEFWSWDAPPDHHSSFSNPTFQGTEELWFDPVAVFESDYDEDFESVQEDVLSLNGLEGVSVSSISSLTDANCRDHSSLVYHTQKPGDVNSRTKSDGPSNEAKEPVFLDDIASSVDEGPGKEDELLDDCGILPSNCLPCLASTVPSIEKRSLSSSPPSARKKPALKLSFKWKEENANATLLSSKMLLQRPKAGSQVPFCPIEKKMFDCWSHIDPGTFKVRGENYFSRDKKKDYAPNHAAYYPFGVDVFLSPRKIDHIARFVELPVISHSEKLPSILVVNVQIPLYPAALFQSETDGEGMSFVLYFKLSDSYSKELPLHFQENFRRLIDDEVEKVKGFPVDTIAPFRERLKILGRIANVEDLHMGAAERKLMQAYNEKPFLSRPQHEFYLARMLGENYLEIDIDMHRFSYISRKGFDAFLDRLKLCILDVGLTIQGNRPEELPEQILCCLRLSGIDYMNYHQLGLIQEPSYNF, encoded by the exons atgGGTTCTTGTGTGTCAAGACCTGAAGGCTCTGCTGGCCCAAAGTTAAGGTCTTCCAtgaagaataagaagaagaagaagcagaatcGGAAAAGGAGGAAAAGCTTCGAGAAAAGGGTGTCTAATGGGCTGACTGACCCATTCTCCGATGAGTTTTGGAGCTGGGATGCTCCACCTGATCATCACTCTTCCTTCTCAAACCCAACTTTTCAAG GGACTGAGGAATTGTGGTTCGATCCAGTTGCAGTATTTGAATCTGACTATGATGAGGATTTTGAAAGTGTTCAGGAGG ATGTGTTATCATTAAATGGTCTTGAGGGTGTATCTGTATCCAGTATTTCATCTTTAACAGATGCTAATTGCAGAGACCATTCTTCTTTAGTCTATCATACACAGAAACCGGGGGATGTTAATTCCAGAACAAAATCTGATGGACCTTCAAATGAAGCAAAAGAACCTGTATTCCTTGATGATATTGCCTCTTCCGTGGATGAAGGTCCTGGCAAGGAGGATGAGTTGTTGGATGATTGTGGTATTCTTCCAAGTAATTGTTTACCTTGTCTTGCATCTACTGTTCCATCAATTGAAAAGAGATCACTTAGCTCTAGCCCGCCGAGTGCGAGAAAAAAGCCTGCCTTAAAACTTTCATTTAAATGGAAAGAAGAGAATGCCAATGCCACTTTAC TTTCTTCAAAGATGCTGCTTCAGCGACCGAAAGCAGGTTCTCAGGTGCCGTTTTGCCCTATAGAAAAGAAAATGTTTGATTGTTGGTCTCATATTGATCCTGGTACTTTCAAGGTTCgaggagaaaattattttag CAGGGATAAGAAGAAGGATTATGCACCTAACCATGCTGCATATTATCCTTTCGGAGTTGATGTATTCCTATCCCCACGAAAAATAGATCACATAGCTAGATTTGTCGAACTCCCTGTTATTAGTCATTCTGAGAAACTACCATCTATCCTTGTCGTAAATGTTCAG ATTCCCTTGTATCCTGCTGCACTTTTTCAGAGTGAAACTGATGGAGAAGGGATGAGTTTCGTTCTTTACTTTAAGCTTTCTGACAGTTACTCAAAGGAGCTTCCGCTCCACTTTCAAGAAAACTTTAGG AGGTTAATTGACGACGAAGTTGAAAAGGTTAAGGGATTCCCTGTGGATACAATTGCGCCATTTCGTGAACGGTTGAAAATATTAGGTCGTATTGCAAATGTGGAAGATCTTCACATGGGTGCGGCAGAGAGGAAGCTTATGCAGGCATACAATGAAAAGCCTTTTCTTTCACGTCCACAGCATGAGTTCTACTTGGCACGTATGCTT GGAGAAAATTATTTGGAGATAGATATAGATATGCACAGATTCAGTTACATCTCTAGGAAAGGTTTTGATGCATTCCTAGATAGGCTAAAGCTTTGCATCTTAGACGTAGGCCTAACGATACAG GGGAATAGACCTGAAGAgttgccagaacagatattaTGTTGTCTACGGTTAAGTGGAATCGACTATATGAATTACCACCAACTTGGTTTGATTCAAGAGCCTTCTTAT AATTTCTGA
- the LOC107903862 gene encoding uncharacterized protein isoform X2, with protein sequence MGSCVSRPEGSAGPKLRSSMKNKKKKKQNRKRRKSFEKRVSNGLTDPFSDEFWSWDAPPDHHSSFSNPTFQGTEELWFDPVAVFESDYDEDFESVQEDVLSLNGLEGVSVSSISSLTDANCRDHSSLVYHTQKPGDVNSRTKSDGPSNEAKEPVFLDDIASSVDEGPGKEDELLDDCGILPSNCLPCLASTVPSIEKRSLSSSPPSARKKPALKLSFKWKEENANATLLSSKMLLQRPKAGSQVPFCPIEKKMFDCWSHIDPGTFKVRGENYFRDKKKDYAPNHAAYYPFGVDVFLSPRKIDHIARFVELPVISHSEKLPSILVVNVQIPLYPAALFQSETDGEGMSFVLYFKLSDSYSKELPLHFQENFRRLIDDEVEKVKGFPVDTIAPFRERLKILGRIANVEDLHMGAAERKLMQAYNEKPFLSRPQHEFYLARMLGENYLEIDIDMHRFSYISRKGFDAFLDRLKLCILDVGLTIQGNRPEELPEQILCCLRLSGIDYMNYHQLGLIQEPSYNF encoded by the exons atgGGTTCTTGTGTGTCAAGACCTGAAGGCTCTGCTGGCCCAAAGTTAAGGTCTTCCAtgaagaataagaagaagaagaagcagaatcGGAAAAGGAGGAAAAGCTTCGAGAAAAGGGTGTCTAATGGGCTGACTGACCCATTCTCCGATGAGTTTTGGAGCTGGGATGCTCCACCTGATCATCACTCTTCCTTCTCAAACCCAACTTTTCAAG GGACTGAGGAATTGTGGTTCGATCCAGTTGCAGTATTTGAATCTGACTATGATGAGGATTTTGAAAGTGTTCAGGAGG ATGTGTTATCATTAAATGGTCTTGAGGGTGTATCTGTATCCAGTATTTCATCTTTAACAGATGCTAATTGCAGAGACCATTCTTCTTTAGTCTATCATACACAGAAACCGGGGGATGTTAATTCCAGAACAAAATCTGATGGACCTTCAAATGAAGCAAAAGAACCTGTATTCCTTGATGATATTGCCTCTTCCGTGGATGAAGGTCCTGGCAAGGAGGATGAGTTGTTGGATGATTGTGGTATTCTTCCAAGTAATTGTTTACCTTGTCTTGCATCTACTGTTCCATCAATTGAAAAGAGATCACTTAGCTCTAGCCCGCCGAGTGCGAGAAAAAAGCCTGCCTTAAAACTTTCATTTAAATGGAAAGAAGAGAATGCCAATGCCACTTTAC TTTCTTCAAAGATGCTGCTTCAGCGACCGAAAGCAGGTTCTCAGGTGCCGTTTTGCCCTATAGAAAAGAAAATGTTTGATTGTTGGTCTCATATTGATCCTGGTACTTTCAAGGTTCgaggagaaaattattttag GGATAAGAAGAAGGATTATGCACCTAACCATGCTGCATATTATCCTTTCGGAGTTGATGTATTCCTATCCCCACGAAAAATAGATCACATAGCTAGATTTGTCGAACTCCCTGTTATTAGTCATTCTGAGAAACTACCATCTATCCTTGTCGTAAATGTTCAG ATTCCCTTGTATCCTGCTGCACTTTTTCAGAGTGAAACTGATGGAGAAGGGATGAGTTTCGTTCTTTACTTTAAGCTTTCTGACAGTTACTCAAAGGAGCTTCCGCTCCACTTTCAAGAAAACTTTAGG AGGTTAATTGACGACGAAGTTGAAAAGGTTAAGGGATTCCCTGTGGATACAATTGCGCCATTTCGTGAACGGTTGAAAATATTAGGTCGTATTGCAAATGTGGAAGATCTTCACATGGGTGCGGCAGAGAGGAAGCTTATGCAGGCATACAATGAAAAGCCTTTTCTTTCACGTCCACAGCATGAGTTCTACTTGGCACGTATGCTT GGAGAAAATTATTTGGAGATAGATATAGATATGCACAGATTCAGTTACATCTCTAGGAAAGGTTTTGATGCATTCCTAGATAGGCTAAAGCTTTGCATCTTAGACGTAGGCCTAACGATACAG GGGAATAGACCTGAAGAgttgccagaacagatattaTGTTGTCTACGGTTAAGTGGAATCGACTATATGAATTACCACCAACTTGGTTTGATTCAAGAGCCTTCTTAT AATTTCTGA
- the LOC107903862 gene encoding uncharacterized protein isoform X3, producing the protein MGSCVSRPEGSAGPKLRSSMKNKKKKKQNRKRRKSFEKRVSNGLTDPFSDEFWSWDAPPDHHSSFSNPTFQGTEELWFDPVAVFESDYDEDFESVQEDVLSLNGLEGVSVSSISSLTDANCRDHSSLVYHTQKPGDVNSRTKSDGPSNEAKEPVFLDDIASSVDEGPGKEDELLDDCGILPSNCLPCLASTVPSIEKRSLSSSPPSARKKPALKLSFKWKEENANATLLSSKMLLQRPKAGSQVPFCPIEKKMFDCWSHIDPGTFKVRGENYFSRDKKKDYAPNHAAYYPFGVDVFLSPRKIDHIARFVELPVISHSEKLPSILVVNVQIPLYPAALFQSETDGEGMSFVLYFKLSDSYSKELPLHFQENFRRLIDDEVEKVKGFPVDTIAPFRERLKILGRIANVEDLHMGAAERKLMQAYNEKPFLSRPQHEFYLARMLGNRPEELPEQILCCLRLSGIDYMNYHQLGLIQEPSYNF; encoded by the exons atgGGTTCTTGTGTGTCAAGACCTGAAGGCTCTGCTGGCCCAAAGTTAAGGTCTTCCAtgaagaataagaagaagaagaagcagaatcGGAAAAGGAGGAAAAGCTTCGAGAAAAGGGTGTCTAATGGGCTGACTGACCCATTCTCCGATGAGTTTTGGAGCTGGGATGCTCCACCTGATCATCACTCTTCCTTCTCAAACCCAACTTTTCAAG GGACTGAGGAATTGTGGTTCGATCCAGTTGCAGTATTTGAATCTGACTATGATGAGGATTTTGAAAGTGTTCAGGAGG ATGTGTTATCATTAAATGGTCTTGAGGGTGTATCTGTATCCAGTATTTCATCTTTAACAGATGCTAATTGCAGAGACCATTCTTCTTTAGTCTATCATACACAGAAACCGGGGGATGTTAATTCCAGAACAAAATCTGATGGACCTTCAAATGAAGCAAAAGAACCTGTATTCCTTGATGATATTGCCTCTTCCGTGGATGAAGGTCCTGGCAAGGAGGATGAGTTGTTGGATGATTGTGGTATTCTTCCAAGTAATTGTTTACCTTGTCTTGCATCTACTGTTCCATCAATTGAAAAGAGATCACTTAGCTCTAGCCCGCCGAGTGCGAGAAAAAAGCCTGCCTTAAAACTTTCATTTAAATGGAAAGAAGAGAATGCCAATGCCACTTTAC TTTCTTCAAAGATGCTGCTTCAGCGACCGAAAGCAGGTTCTCAGGTGCCGTTTTGCCCTATAGAAAAGAAAATGTTTGATTGTTGGTCTCATATTGATCCTGGTACTTTCAAGGTTCgaggagaaaattattttag CAGGGATAAGAAGAAGGATTATGCACCTAACCATGCTGCATATTATCCTTTCGGAGTTGATGTATTCCTATCCCCACGAAAAATAGATCACATAGCTAGATTTGTCGAACTCCCTGTTATTAGTCATTCTGAGAAACTACCATCTATCCTTGTCGTAAATGTTCAG ATTCCCTTGTATCCTGCTGCACTTTTTCAGAGTGAAACTGATGGAGAAGGGATGAGTTTCGTTCTTTACTTTAAGCTTTCTGACAGTTACTCAAAGGAGCTTCCGCTCCACTTTCAAGAAAACTTTAGG AGGTTAATTGACGACGAAGTTGAAAAGGTTAAGGGATTCCCTGTGGATACAATTGCGCCATTTCGTGAACGGTTGAAAATATTAGGTCGTATTGCAAATGTGGAAGATCTTCACATGGGTGCGGCAGAGAGGAAGCTTATGCAGGCATACAATGAAAAGCCTTTTCTTTCACGTCCACAGCATGAGTTCTACTTGGCACGTATGCTT GGGAATAGACCTGAAGAgttgccagaacagatattaTGTTGTCTACGGTTAAGTGGAATCGACTATATGAATTACCACCAACTTGGTTTGATTCAAGAGCCTTCTTAT AATTTCTGA
- the LOC107903862 gene encoding uncharacterized protein isoform X4, whose translation MGSCVSRPEGSAGPKLRSSMKNKKKKKQNRKRRKSFEKRVSNGLTDPFSDEFWSWDAPPDHHSSFSNPTFQGTEELWFDPVAVFESDYDEDFESVQEDVLSLNGLEGVSVSSISSLTDANCRDHSSLVYHTQKPGDVNSRTKSDGPSNEAKEPVFLDDIASSVDEGPGKEDELLDDCGILPSNCLPCLASTVPSIEKRSLSSSPPSARKKPALKLSFKWKEENANATLLSSKMLLQRPKAGSQVPFCPIEKKMFDCWSHIDPGTFKVRGENYFRDKKKDYAPNHAAYYPFGVDVFLSPRKIDHIARFVELPVISHSEKLPSILVVNVQIPLYPAALFQSETDGEGMSFVLYFKLSDSYSKELPLHFQENFRRLIDDEVEKVKGFPVDTIAPFRERLKILGRIANVEDLHMGAAERKLMQAYNEKPFLSRPQHEFYLARMLGNRPEELPEQILCCLRLSGIDYMNYHQLGLIQEPSYNF comes from the exons atgGGTTCTTGTGTGTCAAGACCTGAAGGCTCTGCTGGCCCAAAGTTAAGGTCTTCCAtgaagaataagaagaagaagaagcagaatcGGAAAAGGAGGAAAAGCTTCGAGAAAAGGGTGTCTAATGGGCTGACTGACCCATTCTCCGATGAGTTTTGGAGCTGGGATGCTCCACCTGATCATCACTCTTCCTTCTCAAACCCAACTTTTCAAG GGACTGAGGAATTGTGGTTCGATCCAGTTGCAGTATTTGAATCTGACTATGATGAGGATTTTGAAAGTGTTCAGGAGG ATGTGTTATCATTAAATGGTCTTGAGGGTGTATCTGTATCCAGTATTTCATCTTTAACAGATGCTAATTGCAGAGACCATTCTTCTTTAGTCTATCATACACAGAAACCGGGGGATGTTAATTCCAGAACAAAATCTGATGGACCTTCAAATGAAGCAAAAGAACCTGTATTCCTTGATGATATTGCCTCTTCCGTGGATGAAGGTCCTGGCAAGGAGGATGAGTTGTTGGATGATTGTGGTATTCTTCCAAGTAATTGTTTACCTTGTCTTGCATCTACTGTTCCATCAATTGAAAAGAGATCACTTAGCTCTAGCCCGCCGAGTGCGAGAAAAAAGCCTGCCTTAAAACTTTCATTTAAATGGAAAGAAGAGAATGCCAATGCCACTTTAC TTTCTTCAAAGATGCTGCTTCAGCGACCGAAAGCAGGTTCTCAGGTGCCGTTTTGCCCTATAGAAAAGAAAATGTTTGATTGTTGGTCTCATATTGATCCTGGTACTTTCAAGGTTCgaggagaaaattattttag GGATAAGAAGAAGGATTATGCACCTAACCATGCTGCATATTATCCTTTCGGAGTTGATGTATTCCTATCCCCACGAAAAATAGATCACATAGCTAGATTTGTCGAACTCCCTGTTATTAGTCATTCTGAGAAACTACCATCTATCCTTGTCGTAAATGTTCAG ATTCCCTTGTATCCTGCTGCACTTTTTCAGAGTGAAACTGATGGAGAAGGGATGAGTTTCGTTCTTTACTTTAAGCTTTCTGACAGTTACTCAAAGGAGCTTCCGCTCCACTTTCAAGAAAACTTTAGG AGGTTAATTGACGACGAAGTTGAAAAGGTTAAGGGATTCCCTGTGGATACAATTGCGCCATTTCGTGAACGGTTGAAAATATTAGGTCGTATTGCAAATGTGGAAGATCTTCACATGGGTGCGGCAGAGAGGAAGCTTATGCAGGCATACAATGAAAAGCCTTTTCTTTCACGTCCACAGCATGAGTTCTACTTGGCACGTATGCTT GGGAATAGACCTGAAGAgttgccagaacagatattaTGTTGTCTACGGTTAAGTGGAATCGACTATATGAATTACCACCAACTTGGTTTGATTCAAGAGCCTTCTTAT AATTTCTGA
- the LOC107903863 gene encoding thioredoxin H2 has translation MELYIKTFPNIPKIQPKVTSFHRATTKRKRMGNKASTAKIIEMQSASQWRAQLEASKQSNKLLVIDFSATWCGPCKWMEPVIEEYANLYDDVEFIKIDVDTLEDVARQFKVEAMPTFVLVKKGKEICRLVGAKKTELQKLIEKHRFDN, from the exons ATGGAGCTGTATATAAAGACGTTCCCTAACATCCCAAAAATCCAACCCAAAGTCACTTCCTTCCATCGAGCTacaaccaaaagaaaaagaatgggAAATAAAGCCTCCACTGCCAAAATCATTGAAATGCAGTCGGCGAGTCAGTGGAGAGCCCAGCTAGAGGCCTCCAAGCAAAGTAACAAGTTG CTGGTGATAGATTTCTCGGCGACCTGGTGCGGACCCTGCAAATGGATGGAACCGGTGATTGAAGAATATGCCAACTTATATGATGATGTTGAGTTCATCAAGATCGATGTTGATACCTTGGAG GATGTGGCTCGTCAATTCAAAGTTGAAGCAATGCCGACCTTCGTTCTTGTTAAGAAAGGCAAAGAAATATGCAGGCTGGTGGGTGCTAAAAAGACTGAACTCCAGAAGCTCATTGAGAAACACAGGTTTGATAATTAG